The Natrinema caseinilyticum genomic sequence GGTCTCGAGGCGGAACGGGCGGGAAACGGGCGACGATCTGGGGCAGTGGCCGTCGTCTGCGCGCACCGGCGCTTTTTGACCTGCGTGGTGTACGAACGGTGCCATGACCGACGACGAGACCGTTCGACAGGAGTACGAGGTCGTCGTGATCGGGGGCGGCCCGGCCGGACAGACGGCCGGACTGTACACCACGCGACTCGGGCACGCGACGGCCGTCGTCGAACGCGGCGGCGGCCGCGCGGCGATGATGCAGGACGTCCACAACCTCCTCGGCGTCACGGAGGAGACGAGCGGTGCCGAGTTCCTCGAGACTGGCCGCGAGCAACTCGAGTCCTACGGCTGTGACGTCGTCCGCGATTTCGTCTCGTCCGTTTCGAAGACGGACGACGGACGGTACCGCGTTTGTGCCAGCGACGCGGACTACGTCGCGGAGTCGGTCGTCCTCGCGACGGGCTTCGACGACGTTCGCCCCCAGCCGCCGCTCCCGCGAACCGGACGCGGACTCCACTACTGCCTCCACTGTGACGCGTACATGTTCGTCGACCAACCGGTCTACGTGATGGGCCACGGCGACAGCGCGGCCACCGTCGCGGCGATCATGCTGAACTTCACCGACGAGGTGGATCTGCTGACGCGCGGCGACGAGCCGACGTGGAGCGACGACACCGCGGCGATGCTCGAGGGCCACCCGATCGACGTGATCCGCCAG encodes the following:
- a CDS encoding NAD(P)/FAD-dependent oxidoreductase, whose protein sequence is MTDDETVRQEYEVVVIGGGPAGQTAGLYTTRLGHATAVVERGGGRAAMMQDVHNLLGVTEETSGAEFLETGREQLESYGCDVVRDFVSSVSKTDDGRYRVCASDADYVAESVVLATGFDDVRPQPPLPRTGRGLHYCLHCDAYMFVDQPVYVMGHGDSAATVAAIMLNFTDEVDLLTRGDEPTWSDDTAAMLEGHPIDVIRQDVAGVRNGEDGWLEALEFADGSVREYRGGFAMYGSEYNNGLAADLGCDVNDDGTVAVDDHGRTSVENVYAVGDLTPGHNQVPVALGEGAKAGISIHWSLREFPRELEETETTAAVRDEEVPGIPDELLEQAVSFHTYD